The DNA sequence GTATTGATTAGTTGTTAACCAAAAATACAGCACATCCATCTAACATTTCCATGTCTCACTACTGATGAGCCATGGGCATATATGCTACTGAAAAATTGTAGCTCAAATCTGATCACCTTACGAACTACTTACTATAATTTTACTCCAATTCAATACTGAAGTCCGCAGCATCGATGACATCTTTCATAATAAAGGCTAATTCTCTAATCAGCCAATGAATCTGTTCTGTCTCACTATGAGTATTATGTCCCATAAAGAAGAAATGGGCCTCCTTTCGTATCTCTATCATGCTATGGCCAGGCTCCTTTTTTATCCCTGACCCCTTCATTACCCTCCGAACCTCTGCGACATTCTTCCATAAACCAAACGTTGCATAAGCATTAGACAGGACTACATACTTTCCAGCATTTTCGGGTTCTAACTCAAAGAAGTTCTTCGCAGCAAGTTTCACCATATCCATATTTCCATGAATTTTACACGCACCAAGTAAAGCACCCCATACTGCTGGGTGCTCTTTATAAGGTGATGTTTGGACGAATTCATAAGCCTCCTCTAACCTACCAGCACGGCCTAAAAGATCAACCATGACAGCATAATGCTTTCCTCTTGGCTGAACACCATGGTCTCTCATCATTGAAGAAAAGTATTCCCACCCTTTATCCACCAGCCCTCCATGGCTGCATGCGGAAAGTACAGCAAGAAATGTGATTTGGTTTGGTTTGACACCTTCATTTATCATCTGatgaaaaaaatccaaaacctCAGATACTCTTCCATTGAGGCCATATCCAGATATTAATGAAGTCCATATTATCACATTCCTGTCCAAAGACGTATCAAATACCCTAAACCCATCAAAAGGGCTGCTGCATTTGAAATACATATCCATAAGTGCACTATTAACTACAATGTTGCCGTTAATTTGACTCTTAATCAGTACGCCATGGGCGAGTTTTCCCTGTTCCAGGATAGCTAGGGAAGAACATGCCCTAAATACAGACGCAAAGGTGTACTGATCAGGCATCCAACCAAGCTGCCTCATCCTGTGATACAGACTCAAGCCCACCTCGTCCATCCCCTTTTGCACGTATCCTGCAATTAATGCATTCCACGAAATCAAATTTCTCGTTTGCAACATGTCAAAAAGTACGTGTGCTGAACCCAAATCTCCAGACTTTGCATACAGGATCAGGATCTTGATCTTTAGATACTCATTAGGAATAAATCCAAAGGCCACCATTTGCCAATGAATCCTTCTTCCCTGCTTATATTCCTTCCTAAATATGCATTCTTGCAAGACAAGTGAATACGTGTCGGAATGTACTTGCATTCCCGTGCAGCATAATATTCCAACAGCTTCTTTAACTCTCCCGATGAAACAGAGATCCTTCAATGTTCTATCCAACTGGCCGGAATTCCCTATGTTACCCTGAAATCTGGGGATATCTCAATAGTGACAATTAATCCAACCTTTAAACTCAAAATAGCATCAAATCCTAGCTTCTGAACTGAAGTATAAGACTCCAAACTTAAGGAACGCCCACAGCAAGTAACGGGCGGGACCATTGGGTGTTTACTATCAATTCTACAACCCTCAAGGTCCAACACAGCTCAGAAATTAATCTCTCTTTGGTGAAAATTTGCAGGccaattggaaaaaaaaaatgagccGATTGCAAAAACGCAATAATTGGTTAACTAAATCAGCAAAGTTGACAAATTTAACAACTAGTATAACAATAAAAGCCAACAAGGAAGGATATCAATCGAACCTGCCATTACTGCTCTCGGACTTCATTCTCTTGAGGAGGGTGGTGGTCTTCCCGGCGAACATGGGCCCCACAATCACATGAATCTCACCGGATGAACGGCCATCGGTGCATAATCCTCGACTTTGACTGCTACTGCTAGACTCTACATTTGCATAATTACCAACTGAATTGACCGAAAATATGGCCGGataaaaattagggtttttggaGGGGTTAATATTGGTCCTTTTGCGAAGAAGAGTGGAAGGTCTGGAATGGAAGTAGAGGTTGAAAGAAGCTGCGGCAGCGACGGAATTGGAGAAGGATGGACTGATAGCGAGGAGTGATTTCATTctacaaattttaatcatttatgATTGCAGTGTGTGAATTGATGTGGGAATTTCTCAGAGAAATGGTGATTGATTTGTATGAATCATTTGATAGTATGGAGACATGGATGTGTTTGAGGGTTTTGGGTGAAACCAAAGGGGTTTTAGGGGCTAGGGTTTTTGGAAGAGTCACAAtatcgtttttttttaatttatcattttttatttaaattttagtattgtACTAGTATCAAttctaaaaatcaaatattttctaaaaccatttaaaaatttacttgtttattttattttttgttagaaTTAAAGGCTCAATTGATGAGCAACATGTAAAACACAAAAGTtcagcaataaaaaaatgaaatactaataCATTTCTCGGTTGTATATCACCTTAGTAGCAATCGACAAGATTATCGGCTTCTTCCTTCCTATTTGTGAACTTTAATCAGAAGTCCCTCCATAAATCCTCAACCCATGTCTCCATAAAATGAACTTTTTCTTGACTTTCCACTTCGATCCATTTTCTGGAAAGcaactctatttttttagtcATCAATCATGCAAAGtgcaaacatataaaaaaaagatgtcCAAACCTTCTTGTCAAATCTGAAAAATGGGCCTCTCATTCAACTTTGAGGTTCCAGCTattgtaatattaatataaagcCACAAACTATTGGAATGTCTACGCTCAAATATGTTCCATTTCCTATTtgcaaaaaagtaaaaacacaATATCATGGGTTACTTCTTTGCTAAAAGTGATCTCAACCCAAATGCTTGGATACCTTATTTCTTCATTCTTGTAGATTACCTTTACCTAATGTGACTAATATTATGGTCTGAAGTCACAATTTTCTTCCAT is a window from the Salvia hispanica cultivar TCC Black 2014 chromosome 1, UniMelb_Shisp_WGS_1.0, whole genome shotgun sequence genome containing:
- the LOC125216237 gene encoding pentatricopeptide repeat-containing protein At4g16470-like isoform X1, with protein sequence MIKICRMKSLLAISPSFSNSVAAAASFNLYFHSRPSTLLRKRTNINPSKNPNFYPAIFSVNSVGNYANVESSSSSQSRGLCTDGRSSGEIHVIVGPMFAGKTTTLLKRMKSESSNGRFQGNIGNSGQLDRTLKDLCFIGRVKEAVGILCCTGMQVHSDTYSLVLQECIFRKEYKQGRRIHWQMVAFGFIPNEYLKIKILILYAKSGDLGSAHVLFDMLQTRNLISWNALIAGYVQKGMDEVGLSLYHRMRQLGWMPDQYTFASVFRACSSLAILEQGKLAHGVLIKSQINGNIVVNSALMDMYFKCSSPFDGFRVFDTSLDRNVIIWTSLISGYGLNGRVSEVLDFFHQMINEGVKPNQITFLAVLSACSHGGLVDKGWEYFSSMMRDHGVQPRGKHYAVMVDLLGRAGRLEEAYEFVQTSPYKEHPAVWGALLGACKIHGNMDMVKLAAKNFFELEPENAGKYVVLSNAYATFGLWKNVAEVRRVMKGSGIKKEPGHSMIEIRKEAHFFFMGHNTHSETEQIHWLIRELAFIMKDVIDAADFSIELE
- the LOC125216237 gene encoding pentatricopeptide repeat-containing protein At4g16470-like isoform X2 codes for the protein MIKICRMKSLLAISPSFSNSVAAAASFNLYFHSRPSTLLRKRTNINPSKNPNFYPAIFSVNSVGNYANVESSSSSQSRGLCTDGRSSGEIHVIVGPMFAGKTTTLLKRMKSESSNGRFQGNIGNSGQLDRTLKDLCFIGRVKEAVGILCCTGMQVHSDTYSLVLQECIFRKEYKQGRRIHWQMVAFGFIPNEYLKIKILILYAKSGDLGSAHVLFDMLQTRNLISWNALIAGYVQKGMDEVGLSLYHRMRQLGWMPDQYTFASVFRACSSLAILEQGKLAHGVLIKSQINGNIVVNSALMDMYFKCSSPFDGFRVFDTSLDRNVIIWTSLISGYGLNGRVSEVLDFFHQMINEGVKPNQITFLAVLSACSHGGLVDKGWEYFSSMMRDHGVQPRGKHYAVMVDLLGRAGRLEEAYEFVQTSPYKEHPAVWGALLGACLWKNVAEVRRVMKGSGIKKENVAVIKSNKDNRYALDSIVTHDGEKLPCLPLANLSSVREKLGAELYDKLDVIGIDEAQFFEDLYDFCCKAADHDGKTVIIAGLDGDYLRRSFGSVLDVIPIADSVTKLSARCEVCGKRALFTLRKTDETKTEVIAGADVYMPVCRNHYVSGQVVKEATKAVLDSHNLKISSVL